A portion of the Gossypium arboreum isolate Shixiya-1 chromosome 8, ASM2569848v2, whole genome shotgun sequence genome contains these proteins:
- the LOC108469289 gene encoding LIM domain-containing protein PLIM2b: MAFTGTLDKCKACDKTVHVVDMLTLEGVPYHKTCFKCSHCKGNLVMSTYSSMDGVLYCKPHFEQLFKESGNFSKNFQTSKERQIDQVKTPNKLSSLFCGTQDKCAACHKTVYPLEKVTMEGECFHKTCFRCAHGGCALTHSSYAALDGVLYCKHHFAQLFMVKGNYAHVLQAASHKRNNSSASPKLAESQADQRETAADEDDSEDKS, from the exons ATGGCATTCACCGGAACATTGGACAAATGCAAGGCTTGTGACAAGACCGTTCATGTTGTGGATATGTTAACTCTTGAAGGAGTTCCTTACCATAAAACTTGCTTCAAATGCAGCCATTGCAAGGGAAACCTTGTG ATGAGTACTTATTCTTCTATGGATGGAGTTCTTTACTGCAAGCCTCATTTTGAGCAATTATTTAAGGAATCTGGCAATTTCAGCAAGAATTTCCAAACAT CAAAGGAAAGGCAAATTGATCAG GTGAAGACTCCAAACAAACTTTCATCCTTGTTTTGTGGAACCCAAGACAAGTGTGCTGCATGCCACAAGACAGTGTACCCATTAGAAAAG GTGACAATGGAAGGGGAATGTTTCCACAAGACATGCTTTAGGTGTGCCCATGGAGGGTGCGCATTAACACACTCTTCGTATGCTGCTCTAGATGGGGTCCTCTATTGTAAACACCATTTTGCGCAGCTTTTCATGGTGAAAGGCAACTACGCCCATGTCCTCCAAGCGGCTTCCCACAAGAGAAACAATAGTTCTGCATCTCCAAAATTAGCTGAAAGCCAAGCTGATCAACGAGAAACCGCCGCTGATGAAGATGACTCTGAAGACAaatcttaa